Proteins from one Poecile atricapillus isolate bPoeAtr1 chromosome 6, bPoeAtr1.hap1, whole genome shotgun sequence genomic window:
- the SEC24C gene encoding protein transport protein Sec24C isoform X4, which yields MSVNQQAHTGPPYGQPQPGYQGYQQPAYGGQSLPGVPQSQYGAYNGPMPGYQQPVPPQGSLRAPPTSGAPPPASGASHPSGHLAYSPFEHGDVQNGIPASAAPMQRPPASQPFLPGSAPTPVSQISTFQQYGPPPASVQQLRNHMAGMTIGSTAASAPPPAGLGYGVGPSSYPPTTGAPRPPAMPGPPLTGQTVAGPPSSQPNHVSSPPPPSSMAGLHPGTPMSGLHGPPPPTHPPQPGYQMQQNGSFGQMRGPQPNYGGAYPGAPNYGSPPGPPPPPKRLDPDSIPSPIQVIEDDRNNRGSEPFVTGVRGQVPPLVTTNFLVKDQGNASPRYIRCTSYNIPCTSDMAKQSQVPLAAVIKPLATLPPEETLPYLVDHGESGPVRCNRCKAYMCPFMQFIEGGRRFQCCFCSCVTEVPPHYFQHLDHTGKRVDFYDRPELSLGSYEFLATVDYCKNNKFPSPPAFIFMIDVSYNAVKSGLVRLICEELKSLLDYLPREGNMEESAIRVGFVTYNKVLHFYNVKSSLAQPQMMVVSDVADMFVPLLDGFLVNVNESRTVIASLLDQIPEMFADTRETETVFAPVIQAGLEALKAAECAGKLFIFHTSLPIAEAPGKLKNRDDRKLINTDKEKTLFQPQTSFYNNLAKDCVAQGCCVDLFLFPNQYLDVATLGVVPYQTGGSIYKYAYFQLETDQYRFLNDLRRDVQKEVGFDAVMRVRTSTGIRATDFFGAFYMSNTTDVEMAGLDCDKTITVEFKHDDKLSEDSGALLQCALLYTSCAGQRRLRIHNLSLNCCTQLADLYRNCETDTLINYLAKYAYRGVLNSPVKTVRDALINQCAQILACYRKNCASPSSAGQLILPECMKLLPVYLNCVLKSDVLQPGPEVTTDDRAYIRQLVTSMDVAETNVFFYPRLLPLTKADVDSDSLPAAIRNSEERLSKGDIYLLENGLNVFVWVGVSVQQGLIQNLFGVSSFSQISNALSTLPVLENPFSKKVRSIVDMIQGQRSRYMKLIIVKQEDKLEMLFKHFLVEDKSLSGGASYVDFLCHMHKEIRQLLS from the exons GTTCATTAAGAGCCCCGCCAACATCTGGAGCTCCCCCTCCAGCCTCTGGAGCATCTCATCCTTCTGGCCACTTGGCATACAGTCCGTTTGAACATGGAGATGTGCAGAATGGAATTCCAGCCTCAGCAGCTCCGATGCAGAG GCCACCTGCTTCTCAGCCATTTCTGCCAGGCTCAGCACCCACGCCTGTCAGCCAGATATCTACGTTCCAGCAATATGGGCCTCCCCCAGCCAGcgtgcagcagctcaggaatcACATGGCAGGGATGACAATTGGCAGtactgcagcctctgctcctcccCCAGCTGGACTGGGCTATG GGGTTGGACCTTCCTCTTACCCTCCTACCACGGGTGCTCCAAGGCCACCTGCTATGCCAGGCCCACCACTGACAGGGCAGACAGTTGCTGGACCACCATCATCCCAGCCTAATCATGTATCCTCACCACCACCTCCATCAAGTATGGCAGGGCTGCACCCTGGGACTCCCATGAGTGGTCTTCATGGACCACCTCCTCCCACTCATCCTCCTCAGCCAGGATACCAAATGCAGCAGAATG GTTCCTTTGGACAGATGAGGGGTCCCCAGCCAAACTATGGAGGAGCCTATCCAGGAGCCCCAAATTATGGAAGTCCACCTGGACCCCCACCTCCACCAAAACGCTTGGATCCAGATTCCATTCCTAGCCCT ATTCAAGTGATTGAGGATGACAGAAATAACCGTGGGTCAGAACCATTTGTCACTGGAGTGAGAGGGCAGGTCCCACCTCTTGTTACTACGAATTTCTTGGTCAAGGATCAAG GTAATGCAAGCCCTCGCTACATCAGATGCACATCTTACAATATTCCCTGCACTTCTGACATGGCCAAACAATCCCAAGTTCCCCTGGCTGCTGTCATAAAGCCACTGGCCACTCTGCCACCGGAGGAG ACCCTTCCTTACTTGGTAGACCATGGAGAATCTGGTCCTGTCCGATGTAATAGGTGCAAAGCTTACATGTGCCCTTTTATGCAATTCATTGAAGGTGGAAGGAGGTTCCAGTGTTGTTTCTGCAGCTGTGTCACTGAGG tGCCACCTCACTACTTCCAACATTTGGATCATACTGGAAAGCGAGTAGATTTCTATGACCGACCTGAGTTATCACTGGGATCGTATGAGTTTCTAGCAACAGTTGACTATTGCAAG AATAACAAGTTTCCTAGTCCAcctgctttcatttttatgatTGATGTGTCTTACAATGCTGTGAAGAGTGGCTTAGTGAGGCTAATATGTGAAGAATTAAAGTCGCTCCTAGATTATCTGCCTAG GGAGGGGAACATGGAGGAATCAGCCATTCGAGTAGGCTTTGTCACCTACAACAAAGTGTTACACTTCTATAACGTGAAGAGCTCACTGGCACAGCCACAAATGATGGTGGTCTCAGATGTGGCAGATATGTTTGTGCCACTCCTTGATGGTTTTCTGGTGAATGTGAATGAGTCCAGGACAGTTATTGCCAG TTTGCTGGATCAGATTCCAGAAATGTTTGCAGACacaagagaaacagaaactgtTTTTGCACCTGTGATTcaagcagggctggaggcactgAAG GCAGCTGAGTGTGCTGGCAAGCTCTTCATTTTCCACACCTCTCTGCCCATTGCAGAAGCTCCAGGGAAGTTAAAGAACAGGGATGATAGGAAACTGATCAACACAGATAAAGAGAAG ACTTTATTTCAACCACAGACGAGCTTTTACAACAACTTGGCCAAGGACTGTGTGGCCCAAGGCTGCTGTGTGGATCTATTCCTGTTTCCAAACCAGTATTTGGATGTGGCAACACTGGGTGTGGTACCTTACCAGACGGGAGGCTCCATTTATAAGTATGCGTATTTCCAG CTGGAGACAGACCAGTACAGGTTCCTGAATGACTTGAGAAGGGATGTCCAGAAAGAAGTGGGATTTGATGCTGTCATGAGAGTGCGCACAAGCACAG GTATTAGAGCAACTGACTTTTTTGGAGCTTTCTATATGAGCAACACAACTGATGTAGAGATGGCAGGTTTGGACTGTGATAAAACAATCACAGTGGAATTCAAGCATGATGATAAATTGAGTGAAGACAGTGGTGCACTGCTTCAG TGTGCTCTGCTGTATACAAGCTGTGCAGGACAGCGACGACTCCGCATTCACAACCTCTCCTTAAACTGCTGCACGCAGCTTGCTGACCTGTATCGGAACTGTGAGACTGACACCCTCATCAATTACTTGGCTAAGTATG CATATCGTGGAGTCCTGAATAGTCCAGTGAAGACTGTACGAGATGCACTGATCAACCAGTGTGCCCAGATACTAGCCTGCTATCGAAAGAACTGTGCTAGTCCCTCTTCTGCTGGCCAG CTCATCCTCCCTGAATGCATGAAGCTGCTTCCTGTGTACTTGAACTGTGTGTTGAAGAGTGACGTACTTCAGCCTGGCCCAGAGGTCACAACGGATGACCGTGCCTACATCCGTCAGTTAGTGACATCCATGGATGTGGCtgaaacaaatgttttcttttatccCAGGCTTTTGCCCCTG ACCAAAGCAGATGTTGACAGTGATTCCTTGCCAGCAGCCATTCGGAACTCTGAGGAGCGTCTCTCCAAGGGTGACATCTACCTGCTGGAGAATGGGCTGAACGTCTTTGTGTGGGTGGGAGTCAGTGTGCAGCAAGGCCTGATCCAGAACCTCTTCGGAGTTTCATCCTTCAGTCAAATTAGCAATGCCTTG AGTACCCTGCCAGTCTTGGAAAACCCCTTTTCAAAGAAAGTGCGATCTATTGTTGATATGATTCAAGGGCAGAGATCCCGCTACATGAAG TTGATAATTGTGAAGCAAGAAGATAAGCTGGAAATGCTGTTCAAACACTTTCTAGTGGAGGACAAGAGCCTGAGTGGGGGGGCTTCATATGTGGACTTCCTGTGTCACATGCACAAGGAGATTCGGCAGCTACTGAGCTAG
- the SEC24C gene encoding protein transport protein Sec24C isoform X1, which translates to MSVNQQAHTGPPYGQPQPGYQGYQQPAYGGQSLPGVPQSQYGAYNGPMPGYQQPVPPQGYFPSLGFPSKGSPVSLNSDTSLAPNFIGSLRAPPTSGAPPPASGASHPSGHLAYSPFEHGDVQNGIPASAAPMQRPPASQPFLPGSAPTPVSQISTFQQYGPPPASVQQLRNHMAGMTIGSTAASAPPPAGLGYGVGPSSYPPTTGAPRPPAMPGPPLTGQTVAGPPSSQPNHVSSPPPPSSMAGLHPGTPMSGLHGPPPPTHPPQPGYQMQQNGSFGQMRGPQPNYGGAYPGAPNYGSPPGPPPPPKRLDPDSIPSPQLNELPPQQKPRHRIDPDAIPSPIQVIEDDRNNRGSEPFVTGVRGQVPPLVTTNFLVKDQGNASPRYIRCTSYNIPCTSDMAKQSQVPLAAVIKPLATLPPEETLPYLVDHGESGPVRCNRCKAYMCPFMQFIEGGRRFQCCFCSCVTEVPPHYFQHLDHTGKRVDFYDRPELSLGSYEFLATVDYCKNNKFPSPPAFIFMIDVSYNAVKSGLVRLICEELKSLLDYLPREGNMEESAIRVGFVTYNKVLHFYNVKSSLAQPQMMVVSDVADMFVPLLDGFLVNVNESRTVIASLLDQIPEMFADTRETETVFAPVIQAGLEALKAAECAGKLFIFHTSLPIAEAPGKLKNRDDRKLINTDKEKTLFQPQTSFYNNLAKDCVAQGCCVDLFLFPNQYLDVATLGVVPYQTGGSIYKYAYFQLETDQYRFLNDLRRDVQKEVGFDAVMRVRTSTGIRATDFFGAFYMSNTTDVEMAGLDCDKTITVEFKHDDKLSEDSGALLQCALLYTSCAGQRRLRIHNLSLNCCTQLADLYRNCETDTLINYLAKYAYRGVLNSPVKTVRDALINQCAQILACYRKNCASPSSAGQLILPECMKLLPVYLNCVLKSDVLQPGPEVTTDDRAYIRQLVTSMDVAETNVFFYPRLLPLTKADVDSDSLPAAIRNSEERLSKGDIYLLENGLNVFVWVGVSVQQGLIQNLFGVSSFSQISNALSTLPVLENPFSKKVRSIVDMIQGQRSRYMKLIIVKQEDKLEMLFKHFLVEDKSLSGGASYVDFLCHMHKEIRQLLS; encoded by the exons GTTACTTTCCTTCCTTGGGGTTTCCTTCGAAGGGCTCTCCTGTATCTCTCAACTCTGACACTTCTCTTGCACCTAATTTCATAG GTTCATTAAGAGCCCCGCCAACATCTGGAGCTCCCCCTCCAGCCTCTGGAGCATCTCATCCTTCTGGCCACTTGGCATACAGTCCGTTTGAACATGGAGATGTGCAGAATGGAATTCCAGCCTCAGCAGCTCCGATGCAGAG GCCACCTGCTTCTCAGCCATTTCTGCCAGGCTCAGCACCCACGCCTGTCAGCCAGATATCTACGTTCCAGCAATATGGGCCTCCCCCAGCCAGcgtgcagcagctcaggaatcACATGGCAGGGATGACAATTGGCAGtactgcagcctctgctcctcccCCAGCTGGACTGGGCTATG GGGTTGGACCTTCCTCTTACCCTCCTACCACGGGTGCTCCAAGGCCACCTGCTATGCCAGGCCCACCACTGACAGGGCAGACAGTTGCTGGACCACCATCATCCCAGCCTAATCATGTATCCTCACCACCACCTCCATCAAGTATGGCAGGGCTGCACCCTGGGACTCCCATGAGTGGTCTTCATGGACCACCTCCTCCCACTCATCCTCCTCAGCCAGGATACCAAATGCAGCAGAATG GTTCCTTTGGACAGATGAGGGGTCCCCAGCCAAACTATGGAGGAGCCTATCCAGGAGCCCCAAATTATGGAAGTCCACCTGGACCCCCACCTCCACCAAAACGCTTGGATCCAGATTCCATTCCTAGCCCT caacttaATGAGCTGCCACCCCAGCAGAAACCCAGGCACAGAATAGACCCAGATGCAATTCCTAGTCCA ATTCAAGTGATTGAGGATGACAGAAATAACCGTGGGTCAGAACCATTTGTCACTGGAGTGAGAGGGCAGGTCCCACCTCTTGTTACTACGAATTTCTTGGTCAAGGATCAAG GTAATGCAAGCCCTCGCTACATCAGATGCACATCTTACAATATTCCCTGCACTTCTGACATGGCCAAACAATCCCAAGTTCCCCTGGCTGCTGTCATAAAGCCACTGGCCACTCTGCCACCGGAGGAG ACCCTTCCTTACTTGGTAGACCATGGAGAATCTGGTCCTGTCCGATGTAATAGGTGCAAAGCTTACATGTGCCCTTTTATGCAATTCATTGAAGGTGGAAGGAGGTTCCAGTGTTGTTTCTGCAGCTGTGTCACTGAGG tGCCACCTCACTACTTCCAACATTTGGATCATACTGGAAAGCGAGTAGATTTCTATGACCGACCTGAGTTATCACTGGGATCGTATGAGTTTCTAGCAACAGTTGACTATTGCAAG AATAACAAGTTTCCTAGTCCAcctgctttcatttttatgatTGATGTGTCTTACAATGCTGTGAAGAGTGGCTTAGTGAGGCTAATATGTGAAGAATTAAAGTCGCTCCTAGATTATCTGCCTAG GGAGGGGAACATGGAGGAATCAGCCATTCGAGTAGGCTTTGTCACCTACAACAAAGTGTTACACTTCTATAACGTGAAGAGCTCACTGGCACAGCCACAAATGATGGTGGTCTCAGATGTGGCAGATATGTTTGTGCCACTCCTTGATGGTTTTCTGGTGAATGTGAATGAGTCCAGGACAGTTATTGCCAG TTTGCTGGATCAGATTCCAGAAATGTTTGCAGACacaagagaaacagaaactgtTTTTGCACCTGTGATTcaagcagggctggaggcactgAAG GCAGCTGAGTGTGCTGGCAAGCTCTTCATTTTCCACACCTCTCTGCCCATTGCAGAAGCTCCAGGGAAGTTAAAGAACAGGGATGATAGGAAACTGATCAACACAGATAAAGAGAAG ACTTTATTTCAACCACAGACGAGCTTTTACAACAACTTGGCCAAGGACTGTGTGGCCCAAGGCTGCTGTGTGGATCTATTCCTGTTTCCAAACCAGTATTTGGATGTGGCAACACTGGGTGTGGTACCTTACCAGACGGGAGGCTCCATTTATAAGTATGCGTATTTCCAG CTGGAGACAGACCAGTACAGGTTCCTGAATGACTTGAGAAGGGATGTCCAGAAAGAAGTGGGATTTGATGCTGTCATGAGAGTGCGCACAAGCACAG GTATTAGAGCAACTGACTTTTTTGGAGCTTTCTATATGAGCAACACAACTGATGTAGAGATGGCAGGTTTGGACTGTGATAAAACAATCACAGTGGAATTCAAGCATGATGATAAATTGAGTGAAGACAGTGGTGCACTGCTTCAG TGTGCTCTGCTGTATACAAGCTGTGCAGGACAGCGACGACTCCGCATTCACAACCTCTCCTTAAACTGCTGCACGCAGCTTGCTGACCTGTATCGGAACTGTGAGACTGACACCCTCATCAATTACTTGGCTAAGTATG CATATCGTGGAGTCCTGAATAGTCCAGTGAAGACTGTACGAGATGCACTGATCAACCAGTGTGCCCAGATACTAGCCTGCTATCGAAAGAACTGTGCTAGTCCCTCTTCTGCTGGCCAG CTCATCCTCCCTGAATGCATGAAGCTGCTTCCTGTGTACTTGAACTGTGTGTTGAAGAGTGACGTACTTCAGCCTGGCCCAGAGGTCACAACGGATGACCGTGCCTACATCCGTCAGTTAGTGACATCCATGGATGTGGCtgaaacaaatgttttcttttatccCAGGCTTTTGCCCCTG ACCAAAGCAGATGTTGACAGTGATTCCTTGCCAGCAGCCATTCGGAACTCTGAGGAGCGTCTCTCCAAGGGTGACATCTACCTGCTGGAGAATGGGCTGAACGTCTTTGTGTGGGTGGGAGTCAGTGTGCAGCAAGGCCTGATCCAGAACCTCTTCGGAGTTTCATCCTTCAGTCAAATTAGCAATGCCTTG AGTACCCTGCCAGTCTTGGAAAACCCCTTTTCAAAGAAAGTGCGATCTATTGTTGATATGATTCAAGGGCAGAGATCCCGCTACATGAAG TTGATAATTGTGAAGCAAGAAGATAAGCTGGAAATGCTGTTCAAACACTTTCTAGTGGAGGACAAGAGCCTGAGTGGGGGGGCTTCATATGTGGACTTCCTGTGTCACATGCACAAGGAGATTCGGCAGCTACTGAGCTAG
- the SEC24C gene encoding protein transport protein Sec24C isoform X3, translating into MSVNQQAHTGPPYGQPQPGYQGYQQPAYGGQSLPGVPQSQYGAYNGPMPGYQQPVPPQGSLRAPPTSGAPPPASGASHPSGHLAYSPFEHGDVQNGIPASAAPMQRPPASQPFLPGSAPTPVSQISTFQQYGPPPASVQQLRNHMAGMTIGSTAASAPPPAGLGYGVGPSSYPPTTGAPRPPAMPGPPLTGQTVAGPPSSQPNHVSSPPPPSSMAGLHPGTPMSGLHGPPPPTHPPQPGYQMQQNGSFGQMRGPQPNYGGAYPGAPNYGSPPGPPPPPKRLDPDSIPSPQLNELPPQQKPRHRIDPDAIPSPIQVIEDDRNNRGSEPFVTGVRGQVPPLVTTNFLVKDQGNASPRYIRCTSYNIPCTSDMAKQSQVPLAAVIKPLATLPPEETLPYLVDHGESGPVRCNRCKAYMCPFMQFIEGGRRFQCCFCSCVTEVPPHYFQHLDHTGKRVDFYDRPELSLGSYEFLATVDYCKNNKFPSPPAFIFMIDVSYNAVKSGLVRLICEELKSLLDYLPREGNMEESAIRVGFVTYNKVLHFYNVKSSLAQPQMMVVSDVADMFVPLLDGFLVNVNESRTVIASLLDQIPEMFADTRETETVFAPVIQAGLEALKAAECAGKLFIFHTSLPIAEAPGKLKNRDDRKLINTDKEKTLFQPQTSFYNNLAKDCVAQGCCVDLFLFPNQYLDVATLGVVPYQTGGSIYKYAYFQLETDQYRFLNDLRRDVQKEVGFDAVMRVRTSTGIRATDFFGAFYMSNTTDVEMAGLDCDKTITVEFKHDDKLSEDSGALLQCALLYTSCAGQRRLRIHNLSLNCCTQLADLYRNCETDTLINYLAKYAYRGVLNSPVKTVRDALINQCAQILACYRKNCASPSSAGQLILPECMKLLPVYLNCVLKSDVLQPGPEVTTDDRAYIRQLVTSMDVAETNVFFYPRLLPLTKADVDSDSLPAAIRNSEERLSKGDIYLLENGLNVFVWVGVSVQQGLIQNLFGVSSFSQISNALSTLPVLENPFSKKVRSIVDMIQGQRSRYMKLIIVKQEDKLEMLFKHFLVEDKSLSGGASYVDFLCHMHKEIRQLLS; encoded by the exons GTTCATTAAGAGCCCCGCCAACATCTGGAGCTCCCCCTCCAGCCTCTGGAGCATCTCATCCTTCTGGCCACTTGGCATACAGTCCGTTTGAACATGGAGATGTGCAGAATGGAATTCCAGCCTCAGCAGCTCCGATGCAGAG GCCACCTGCTTCTCAGCCATTTCTGCCAGGCTCAGCACCCACGCCTGTCAGCCAGATATCTACGTTCCAGCAATATGGGCCTCCCCCAGCCAGcgtgcagcagctcaggaatcACATGGCAGGGATGACAATTGGCAGtactgcagcctctgctcctcccCCAGCTGGACTGGGCTATG GGGTTGGACCTTCCTCTTACCCTCCTACCACGGGTGCTCCAAGGCCACCTGCTATGCCAGGCCCACCACTGACAGGGCAGACAGTTGCTGGACCACCATCATCCCAGCCTAATCATGTATCCTCACCACCACCTCCATCAAGTATGGCAGGGCTGCACCCTGGGACTCCCATGAGTGGTCTTCATGGACCACCTCCTCCCACTCATCCTCCTCAGCCAGGATACCAAATGCAGCAGAATG GTTCCTTTGGACAGATGAGGGGTCCCCAGCCAAACTATGGAGGAGCCTATCCAGGAGCCCCAAATTATGGAAGTCCACCTGGACCCCCACCTCCACCAAAACGCTTGGATCCAGATTCCATTCCTAGCCCT caacttaATGAGCTGCCACCCCAGCAGAAACCCAGGCACAGAATAGACCCAGATGCAATTCCTAGTCCA ATTCAAGTGATTGAGGATGACAGAAATAACCGTGGGTCAGAACCATTTGTCACTGGAGTGAGAGGGCAGGTCCCACCTCTTGTTACTACGAATTTCTTGGTCAAGGATCAAG GTAATGCAAGCCCTCGCTACATCAGATGCACATCTTACAATATTCCCTGCACTTCTGACATGGCCAAACAATCCCAAGTTCCCCTGGCTGCTGTCATAAAGCCACTGGCCACTCTGCCACCGGAGGAG ACCCTTCCTTACTTGGTAGACCATGGAGAATCTGGTCCTGTCCGATGTAATAGGTGCAAAGCTTACATGTGCCCTTTTATGCAATTCATTGAAGGTGGAAGGAGGTTCCAGTGTTGTTTCTGCAGCTGTGTCACTGAGG tGCCACCTCACTACTTCCAACATTTGGATCATACTGGAAAGCGAGTAGATTTCTATGACCGACCTGAGTTATCACTGGGATCGTATGAGTTTCTAGCAACAGTTGACTATTGCAAG AATAACAAGTTTCCTAGTCCAcctgctttcatttttatgatTGATGTGTCTTACAATGCTGTGAAGAGTGGCTTAGTGAGGCTAATATGTGAAGAATTAAAGTCGCTCCTAGATTATCTGCCTAG GGAGGGGAACATGGAGGAATCAGCCATTCGAGTAGGCTTTGTCACCTACAACAAAGTGTTACACTTCTATAACGTGAAGAGCTCACTGGCACAGCCACAAATGATGGTGGTCTCAGATGTGGCAGATATGTTTGTGCCACTCCTTGATGGTTTTCTGGTGAATGTGAATGAGTCCAGGACAGTTATTGCCAG TTTGCTGGATCAGATTCCAGAAATGTTTGCAGACacaagagaaacagaaactgtTTTTGCACCTGTGATTcaagcagggctggaggcactgAAG GCAGCTGAGTGTGCTGGCAAGCTCTTCATTTTCCACACCTCTCTGCCCATTGCAGAAGCTCCAGGGAAGTTAAAGAACAGGGATGATAGGAAACTGATCAACACAGATAAAGAGAAG ACTTTATTTCAACCACAGACGAGCTTTTACAACAACTTGGCCAAGGACTGTGTGGCCCAAGGCTGCTGTGTGGATCTATTCCTGTTTCCAAACCAGTATTTGGATGTGGCAACACTGGGTGTGGTACCTTACCAGACGGGAGGCTCCATTTATAAGTATGCGTATTTCCAG CTGGAGACAGACCAGTACAGGTTCCTGAATGACTTGAGAAGGGATGTCCAGAAAGAAGTGGGATTTGATGCTGTCATGAGAGTGCGCACAAGCACAG GTATTAGAGCAACTGACTTTTTTGGAGCTTTCTATATGAGCAACACAACTGATGTAGAGATGGCAGGTTTGGACTGTGATAAAACAATCACAGTGGAATTCAAGCATGATGATAAATTGAGTGAAGACAGTGGTGCACTGCTTCAG TGTGCTCTGCTGTATACAAGCTGTGCAGGACAGCGACGACTCCGCATTCACAACCTCTCCTTAAACTGCTGCACGCAGCTTGCTGACCTGTATCGGAACTGTGAGACTGACACCCTCATCAATTACTTGGCTAAGTATG CATATCGTGGAGTCCTGAATAGTCCAGTGAAGACTGTACGAGATGCACTGATCAACCAGTGTGCCCAGATACTAGCCTGCTATCGAAAGAACTGTGCTAGTCCCTCTTCTGCTGGCCAG CTCATCCTCCCTGAATGCATGAAGCTGCTTCCTGTGTACTTGAACTGTGTGTTGAAGAGTGACGTACTTCAGCCTGGCCCAGAGGTCACAACGGATGACCGTGCCTACATCCGTCAGTTAGTGACATCCATGGATGTGGCtgaaacaaatgttttcttttatccCAGGCTTTTGCCCCTG ACCAAAGCAGATGTTGACAGTGATTCCTTGCCAGCAGCCATTCGGAACTCTGAGGAGCGTCTCTCCAAGGGTGACATCTACCTGCTGGAGAATGGGCTGAACGTCTTTGTGTGGGTGGGAGTCAGTGTGCAGCAAGGCCTGATCCAGAACCTCTTCGGAGTTTCATCCTTCAGTCAAATTAGCAATGCCTTG AGTACCCTGCCAGTCTTGGAAAACCCCTTTTCAAAGAAAGTGCGATCTATTGTTGATATGATTCAAGGGCAGAGATCCCGCTACATGAAG TTGATAATTGTGAAGCAAGAAGATAAGCTGGAAATGCTGTTCAAACACTTTCTAGTGGAGGACAAGAGCCTGAGTGGGGGGGCTTCATATGTGGACTTCCTGTGTCACATGCACAAGGAGATTCGGCAGCTACTGAGCTAG